One part of the Thermoanaerobacterium sp. CMT5567-10 genome encodes these proteins:
- a CDS encoding PfkB family carbohydrate kinase has protein sequence MYLIVPNETELSFLTRKTITDKESLIEASRFLLNKGVKNVITTLGEKGSFLMNNEITKYYPSVKVHAVDTTAAGDTFIGALATLLSENKSIDESIIYATYASAIAVTREGAQVSIPDRDEVNKFIKEYRGV, from the coding sequence ATTTATTTAATTGTACCTAATGAAACGGAACTATCTTTTTTAACAAGAAAAACAATTACTGATAAAGAATCTTTAATAGAAGCATCAAGATTCTTATTAAATAAAGGTGTAAAAAATGTTATTACAACTCTTGGCGAAAAAGGTTCTTTCTTAATGAATAATGAGATTACAAAATATTATCCTTCAGTTAAAGTTCATGCAGTTGATACAACCGCTGCAGGAGATACTTTTATAGGTGCATTAGCAACATTGCTTAGTGAGAATAAAAGCATTGATGAATCGATTATTTATGCAACATATGCATCTGCAATAGCAGTAACAAGGGAAGGCGCGCAAGTGTCAATTCCTGATAGAGATGAAGTTAACAAATTTATAAAAGAATATAGAGGTGTGTAG
- a CDS encoding ADP-ribosylglycohydrolase family protein, producing the protein MQTWYLTNWERVQLELIQAKEEGKDIKDYEEKVKSIENESYENREKYSGALLDELNNLPVKDDFPFDEPNTLEEIKNNISEFPKMDICIDDEIIYDKIYGAWLGRIAGNWLGQPLESYSMTMGKNSIKAFLIEIGKWPLNEYIDFNLGDKIYKKFGLDNNLKKYSYNEGHSPEDDDINYTVLCLEIAKKYGKNFTSEDVAEAWLNNLPILHTCTAERVAYSNLCQLIMPPKSAIYRNPYREWIGAMIRGDLWGYINPGDPWRAAEYAYCDASISHTKNGIYGEMFISAMLASAYLFDNPIDVINTGLSVIPKESRLKVAIQDVINWSKIEPDWEKCLNKIYEKYGHYNVVHTINNACIVALSLIYGNKDFGKSICLAVMSGLDTDCNAATVGSIVGLMIGAKKLPAKFIQPICDTAMTGVYKYNLVKVSDLAKETLNLIKKD; encoded by the coding sequence ATGCAGACATGGTATTTGACAAACTGGGAGAGAGTGCAATTGGAATTAATTCAAGCTAAGGAAGAAGGAAAGGATATAAAAGATTATGAAGAAAAAGTAAAATCTATTGAGAATGAATCATATGAAAATAGAGAAAAATATTCAGGTGCGCTCCTTGATGAATTAAATAATTTACCAGTAAAAGATGATTTCCCATTTGATGAACCAAATACATTAGAAGAGATAAAAAACAATATTTCAGAATTTCCCAAAATGGACATTTGTATTGATGATGAGATTATATATGATAAAATCTATGGTGCATGGTTAGGAAGAATAGCAGGGAATTGGTTAGGACAGCCATTAGAGTCATATAGTATGACTATGGGCAAAAATAGCATTAAGGCTTTTTTGATAGAGATTGGAAAGTGGCCGTTAAATGAATACATAGATTTTAATTTAGGTGATAAAATTTATAAAAAATTTGGGCTTGATAACAATTTAAAAAAGTATAGTTATAATGAAGGACATAGTCCAGAAGATGATGATATTAATTATACAGTGTTATGCCTTGAAATTGCAAAAAAATATGGGAAAAATTTTACTTCTGAAGATGTTGCTGAGGCATGGTTAAATAATCTTCCTATTTTACATACTTGTACCGCTGAACGAGTTGCATATTCAAATTTATGTCAACTTATTATGCCACCCAAATCTGCAATATATAGGAATCCATATAGAGAATGGATTGGTGCGATGATTAGGGGTGATCTTTGGGGGTATATAAATCCAGGAGATCCATGGAGAGCGGCAGAATATGCATATTGCGATGCTTCTATATCTCATACAAAAAATGGAATTTATGGTGAAATGTTTATATCTGCAATGTTAGCTTCCGCATATCTATTTGACAATCCTATAGATGTTATTAATACGGGACTTTCTGTAATTCCAAAAGAGAGTCGACTTAAAGTAGCAATACAGGATGTGATAAATTGGAGCAAAATTGAGCCTGATTGGGAAAAATGTCTTAATAAAATATATGAAAAATATGGGCATTATAATGTTGTCCATACAATAAATAATGCTTGTATAGTTGCTTTATCGTTAATTTATGGCAATAAAGATTTTGGAAAATCAATATGCTTAGCTGTAATGAGTGGATTAGATACAGACTGCAATGCTGCTACAGTAGGTTCAATTGTTGGACTTATGATTGGTGCAAAAAAATTGCCTGCTAAATTTATACAACCTATATGTGATACTGCTATGACAGGGGTTTACAAGTATAATTTGGTTAAGGTTTCAGATCTTGCAAAAGAGACGTTAAATCTTATTAAGAAAGATTAA
- a CDS encoding aldo/keto reductase, which produces MIKRTLGKTGEELSIIGFGGILVMNMEQSKANNLVSDAIDRGINYFDVSPSYGDAEIKLGNALVGKRDKIFLACKTDGRTEESALKEMTESFKRLKTDYFDLYQLHEMKTEDDYNKAISPGGVLELLDKAKKEGKIRYTGFSAHSVDIALKLLDSFDFDAILFPVNFVNYFNGNFGPQVIEKAKSKNIGRLAIKAMAFTTKSQYDTSHPKTWYMPIEDKEVAKLALRFTLSQPITAAIPPGDESYFPIALEVAENYKEITEDEINHLREFAKGIEPIFHA; this is translated from the coding sequence ATGATTAAAAGAACTCTAGGAAAAACTGGCGAGGAGCTTTCGATTATTGGTTTTGGCGGAATACTAGTTATGAATATGGAGCAAAGTAAAGCTAACAATTTGGTATCTGATGCAATTGATCGAGGAATTAATTATTTTGATGTGTCCCCTAGTTATGGTGATGCAGAAATCAAACTTGGAAATGCTTTAGTAGGTAAAAGAGATAAAATATTTTTGGCATGTAAAACTGATGGTAGGACAGAAGAAAGTGCTTTAAAGGAAATGACAGAGTCTTTTAAAAGACTGAAAACTGACTATTTTGATTTATATCAATTGCATGAAATGAAGACAGAAGATGATTACAATAAAGCTATAAGCCCAGGCGGTGTGCTAGAGCTTTTAGACAAAGCTAAAAAAGAGGGAAAAATAAGATATACTGGGTTTTCAGCACATTCTGTTGATATTGCCTTGAAACTTTTAGATTCGTTTGATTTTGATGCAATATTGTTTCCTGTGAATTTCGTAAATTATTTTAATGGCAATTTTGGACCCCAAGTTATTGAAAAGGCAAAATCAAAAAATATAGGCAGGCTTGCCATAAAGGCAATGGCATTTACGACAAAATCTCAATACGATACATCACATCCGAAAACTTGGTATATGCCAATTGAGGATAAAGAGGTAGCAAAACTGGCATTGAGATTTACATTGTCACAGCCAATAACTGCTGCTATACCTCCTGGTGATGAATCATATTTCCCAATAGCCTTAGAAGTTGCAGAAAACTATAAAGAGATAACAGAAGATGAAATCAATCATCTAAGGGAATTCGCTAAGGGTATAGAGCCTATATTTCATGCATAA